One Corynebacterium aurimucosum genomic window, GCAATACCGCCCCACACCCCGGTCAGGCCGGTGCCGAAAACAAAGGCCAACCAGACCCCGGGCAGGAAGCCGAGAAGCACTGACGCGAGGGTCAGCGTGCGGAGAAAGGCTGCGTCCCCAGCACCCAGAAGGACGCCGTCCAAAGCGAAGACAACGCCGCCGATAATGACGAGGAAAGTCATAACCCACCAGGGGCCGGAGATGACCTCTAGGACCTCCGGACTCGTGGTGAATATCCGTGGGATAAAGGCGGAGCCAAGGCCCAATACCGCTGCCAGTGCGAGGGAGAAGGACGTCGAGTAGAGCGTCACCTTGGTTCCTACCGTGCGGGCATAGCGCGCTGATCCCGCTCCCAATGCCGCGCCGGTCAAGGCTTGGGCAGCGATCGCGAGGGAATCCAGAACGAGGGATAGGAAGTTCCACATCTGCATCATGATTTGATGCGCAGCGAGCTGCGCAGTGCCGATACGTGAGGCCACGGCCGCCGCTGACAGAAACGCCACTTGGAAGCTCAGCGAACGCACGATGAGGTCACGCCCCAGCACGAGCTGCCGACGAACCACGCTCCAGCGAATCTCCCACGAGCCGGTATGCTCGCGGCGCAGCTCCGCCACGAAGAACGCCGCGATGATCCCCATGCCCAGCACCGTGGCCAGAGCGGAGCCCGGTAGACCCCAGAAGTGCACGAAAATAGGCACCGCGATGGCGCCGGGAACCATACCTGCAAGGGTGAAGTAAAGGGGCTTGCGGGTGTTGTGAACACCGCGCATCCAGCCGTTGCCGGCCATGTTGATGAGGGTAAAAGGAATAGCGACGGCGGCAATCCGCAACCACTGTGCAGTCCCTCGCGCAGTATCCGGGTTACCTGTCAACCAGGTGGCAAAGACGCCGGCAAAGAGCCACATGATGACGGCGAGCACCATTCCAACACCCACGGCAACCCACGTTGCCTGGACGCCCTCGGCGACGGCCTCCTCGCGCTTCCCCGCGCCGAACAGCCGTGACGCACGCGCGGTCGTGCCATAAGACAGAAAGGTTAATTGGGTGGTAACCACCGAATGGAGTGTGGCCGCTGCGCCAAGCGAGGCCAGATCCTCCGCCCCTAAACGGCCTACGACCGCGGTATCCAGCAATAAATACAGCGGCATGGCCGCCAGAACGCCCAGAGCCGGGACGGCGAGGCGGAAGACCTCAGCGGCAGAAACCTTCACTGGTTGCTCGGAAGCCATCTAGGACAACGCACCTACCAGCTGTGCTATAACCTCTTCGGGCCTTCCGTGCGCGGTATAACCTGCGGCTGGAATATGCCCGCCGCCGCCGAAGGTGAGGGCCACTTCCGCACAGTTGACGGCGGAGGAACGCAAGGACACCGCCCACATTTCGGGCGCCTGTTCCTTGAAGACCACTCCGATGTCAGTGCCTTTCAAGGCCCGGACATAATCGACGAAAGATTCAATCGCGGAATCGGCGTGGGAGCTGACCTCCTCATGCGGGACGAAGAGAACAGCGAGGCGGTGCTCCCCTGCTTCCTCAATCCTGAGGCCTGAGAGCACGCGTCCAATCATCTGCAGGTCATCGGCCGTGCTGGAATCCATGAGTTCCAACGCAATCTGCTTGGTGTCGAGACCATAGAGCATCAGGCGCGCAGCGATATCATGCATGGCTGGGCGCCCCCACCGGAAATTACCGGTATCGGTGACTAGGCCCGCGTACAGGCAATGCGCGATGACGCGATCGATCTGGATGGACAGCCTGTCCAGAATGTCCAGCAGCACCACCGTGGTGGACTCACATACCGGATCCACCACATTGATGGCTCCAAAACCATCGTTGGAGGCGTGGTGGTCGATGCACAGGACGCGGCCCACGGCGGCCATGTCTTCGATCTCCCGGGCCACCGAACCCGTCCGATCGATCGAGCCGCAGTCCACAGTGACATAGAGGTCATATCCCTGTGGAAGCTCATCCACCAACTCAATCTCATCCACCGTGGGGATGGAAAACAGGTTGGCTGAAATGTCACGGCGCTGGCCAATCACGGTGCGGGTCTGTTTCCCGCGCTGGCGGAGCGCCAGGGTAAGGGCGGCTGCCGAGCCAACCGCGTCGGCGTCTGGGCGCAAGTGCGTGATGATGCAAATACTGCTGGCTTGCACCAGCGCATCCACTGCGGCTTCGTAGTTGGTTCGCGACACTTAGTCCTCTTCCTCATCCGAGGTCTTGTACGGGTTCGCGTCGCCTGCGGGCCGTGCACCTTCCTTCAGCTTCGCTAACTCCGCATCGCGTGCACGGGCGCGGGCGAGCAGCTCCTCCATGTGCGCGGAAGCCTCGGGGACGGTATCAAGCTCAAAAGACAGCGTCGGTGTAAAGCGAACGGAGAGCTCATCACCCACAATCTTGCGCAATTGCCCCTTGGCCCTGGTGAGGGCTTCGGCCGCTTGATCATAATCTGGCTCGGTCTCGATATCCGTACCACGCACCGTGTAGAACACGGTGGCATCGTGGAGATCACCCGTGACCCGGGCATCCGTGATTGTCACCAGCTCAAGGCGGCGATCCTTGATTTGGCGCTCAATTGCGCTGGCAACGATTGTCTGAATGCGCTTTGCCATGCGTGCGGCGCGTGCGTGATCAACCATAGTGAAGCTCCTTTACGTACGGTTACTGGCAACTAGTCTAGGATACCGATTCTGCACCTTTCGGCTGAAATGAGGAAAGCCCAGCCAGAATCTTTCCTGGCTGGGCTTCACTACCTGAGGTTTCCTGCGCTTAGTCGCGCGGGACCTCGACCTCTTCGTAGGCCTGGATGATATCGCCTACCTGAATATCCGGGTAGGACAGAACCATACCGCACTCGTAGCCGGCGTTGATCTCGTTTGCGTCATCCTTCTCGTGACGCAGGGACTCGATCTTGGCATCGGAGGTAATGACGTTTCCGTCGCGGACCAGGCGCACCTTGCCATTGCGCTTGACCTTGCCCTCCGTGACCATACAACCGGCGATGGTGCCAACGGCGGAGGACTTGAACAGCGCGCGGATTTCTGCCGCACCGGTGTCTCGCTCCTCGTAGATGGGCTTGAGCATGCCCTTCAGAGCTGCCTCAACCTCTTCGATGGCGCGGTAGATCACCGTGTAGTAGCGGATATCGACGCCCTCAGCGTTGGCTTCCTCGGTGGCCTTGCCCTCAGCGCGGACGTTGAAAGCGATGATGATGGCGTCCGACGCCGCAGCCAGGGAGACGTTGGTCTGCGTCACCGCACCCACACCACGGTCGATGATGTTGAGCTGTACCTCGTCGTCGATCTCAATGTCCAACAGGGCATCTTCGAGGGCTTCCACGGAACCTGCGTTGTCGCCCTTGAGGATGAGGTTGAGCGTCGAGGTTTCCTTGAGCACTGCATCCAGGTCCTCGAGGGAGACGCGCTTGCGAGCCTTCGCCTGCAGAGCAGAACGCTTGCGGGCATCGCGCTGTGCAGCAATCTGGCGTGCCACGCGGTCATCCTCAACAACTAGGAGGTTGTCGCCGGCGCCTGGCACACCATTGAGACCCTGCACCTGGACCGGGCGGGACGGGCCGGCCTCTTCCACATCGTGACCGAATTCATCGAGCATGCGGCGCACACGTCCGTGTGCATCACCAACCACGATGGAATCACCAATGCGCAGCGTACCGCGCTGGATGATGACCGTAGCCACCGGACCGCGGCCGCGGTCGAGGTGGGCCTCGATGGCAGAGCCCTGTGCATCCATGTCCGGGTTAGCGGTGAGCTCCAAGGCAGCGTCCGCCGTCAGGATGACGGCTTCAAGCAGATCATCAATGTTGATGTTGTTCTTCGCGGAGATATCCACGAACATCGTGTCGCCACCGTACTCTTCCGGAACCAGTCCGTATTCAGTGAGCTGACCACGGATCTTGTCCGGGGAAGCCTCCGGCTTATCAATCTTGTTGACTGCGACAACCACAGGGATGTCTGCTGCCTTCGCGTGGTTGATTGCCTCGATGGTCTGCGGCATCACGCCGTCATCGGCGGCAACGACCAGGATGGCCAAGTCGGTGGACTTAGCACCGCGGGCACGCATGGCGGTGAAGGCCTCGTGACCCGGGGTATCCAGGAAGGTGATGGTGCGAGGACCATCCTCCAGGTCCACCGTGGTTTGGTAAGCGCCGATGCCCTGGGTAATGCCACCGGCCTCGCCGGCACCCTCGTTGGTCTTACGAATGGTGTCCAGAAGGCGAGTCTTACCGTGGTCGACGTGACCCATCACAGTAACCACTGGCGGGCGCTTCTCAAGTGCCTCTTCGCCACCCTCGTCCTCGCCGAACTGCAGGTCGAAGGACTCGAGCAGTTCGCGGTCCT contains:
- the infB gene encoding translation initiation factor IF-2; this translates as MPGKLRVHELAKQLGVTSKELLATLKEQGEFVKTASSTIEPPVIKKMRAHYEAKGGEDKAAEKNAPAATPASAAKKPAEKKPAAAAKPGPKPSAAPKPGAAPKPGAAPKPGAAPKPGGAPKPGAAPKPGPAPKPGAQRKNTEKGGERAVTPRSMPKPGGTRRVANNPFSTGSSSDRPSPGPRPGGTKGQRSAGKPGDNRGGKGGARPQGDGNRSGGRRPSPAMMPSHPNPASMPSKAAGSGGGGRGRGGRGGGPGRGGPGHGGFRGRGGRRGGTAGAFGRPGGAPRRGKKSKRQKRHEFEEQQKHEVGGVRLPDGGGKVVRLRRGASLADFAEKIGADPAALVQALFNLGEMVTATASVSEDTLQLLGSEINYEVQVVSPEDEDRELLESFDLQFGEDEGGEEALEKRPPVVTVMGHVDHGKTRLLDTIRKTNEGAGEAGGITQGIGAYQTTVDLEDGPRTITFLDTPGHEAFTAMRARGAKSTDLAILVVAADDGVMPQTIEAINHAKAADIPVVVAVNKIDKPEASPDKIRGQLTEYGLVPEEYGGDTMFVDISAKNNINIDDLLEAVILTADAALELTANPDMDAQGSAIEAHLDRGRGPVATVIIQRGTLRIGDSIVVGDAHGRVRRMLDEFGHDVEEAGPSRPVQVQGLNGVPGAGDNLLVVEDDRVARQIAAQRDARKRSALQAKARKRVSLEDLDAVLKETSTLNLILKGDNAGSVEALEDALLDIEIDDEVQLNIIDRGVGAVTQTNVSLAAASDAIIIAFNVRAEGKATEEANAEGVDIRYYTVIYRAIEEVEAALKGMLKPIYEERDTGAAEIRALFKSSAVGTIAGCMVTEGKVKRNGKVRLVRDGNVITSDAKIESLRHEKDDANEINAGYECGMVLSYPDIQVGDIIQAYEEVEVPRD
- a CDS encoding MATE family efflux transporter yields the protein MASEQPVKVSAAEVFRLAVPALGVLAAMPLYLLLDTAVVGRLGAEDLASLGAAATLHSVVTTQLTFLSYGTTARASRLFGAGKREEAVAEGVQATWVAVGVGMVLAVIMWLFAGVFATWLTGNPDTARGTAQWLRIAAVAIPFTLINMAGNGWMRGVHNTRKPLYFTLAGMVPGAIAVPIFVHFWGLPGSALATVLGMGIIAAFFVAELRREHTGSWEIRWSVVRRQLVLGRDLIVRSLSFQVAFLSAAAVASRIGTAQLAAHQIMMQMWNFLSLVLDSLAIAAQALTGAALGAGSARYARTVGTKVTLYSTSFSLALAAVLGLGSAFIPRIFTTSPEVLEVISGPWWVMTFLVIIGGVVFALDGVLLGAGDAAFLRTLTLASVLLGFLPGVWLAFVFGTGLTGVWGGIAAFILIRMVGVVGRFYSMRWARV
- a CDS encoding DHH family phosphoesterase encodes the protein MSRTNYEAAVDALVQASSICIITHLRPDADAVGSAAALTLALRQRGKQTRTVIGQRRDISANLFSIPTVDEIELVDELPQGYDLYVTVDCGSIDRTGSVAREIEDMAAVGRVLCIDHHASNDGFGAINVVDPVCESTTVVLLDILDRLSIQIDRVIAHCLYAGLVTDTGNFRWGRPAMHDIAARLMLYGLDTKQIALELMDSSTADDLQMIGRVLSGLRIEEAGEHRLAVLFVPHEEVSSHADSAIESFVDYVRALKGTDIGVVFKEQAPEMWAVSLRSSAVNCAEVALTFGGGGHIPAAGYTAHGRPEEVIAQLVGALS
- the rbfA gene encoding 30S ribosome-binding factor RbfA; amino-acid sequence: MVDHARAARMAKRIQTIVASAIERQIKDRRLELVTITDARVTGDLHDATVFYTVRGTDIETEPDYDQAAEALTRAKGQLRKIVGDELSVRFTPTLSFELDTVPEASAHMEELLARARARDAELAKLKEGARPAGDANPYKTSDEEED